From the genome of Mucilaginibacter paludis DSM 18603:
ATCTGTAGCTAAACGCGCCGAGAAGTTAAAGATAAGCCAGTTGTACCTGGGTATTAAAGATAAACCTGCAGTTTTGCAGCACATCATGAGCAGCCTGAGTTTGGATGCTTCGCAAATTGCCTACATCGGTGATGATGCCAATGATCTGGAAATTATGGCTATGGTGGGCTTTACCGCCAGCCCTGCAGACGGATTATTTTTTGTGCGGGATAAAGTAGATTATGTTTGCCAGGCAGATGGTGGCAAAGGATGTTTCAGAGAATTTGCCGAATTAATAATTTCGGTTCAATCAAATAGTAATAAAAACTAAAATGAGTAAAACTATCAGTTTAAACACTGGGCGTAAAATAGGCCCGGGAGAACCTTGTTACATTATTG
Proteins encoded in this window:
- a CDS encoding KdsC family phosphatase, with product MTENKPQISTADPMNSLSEEQKQKVLKVRMLITDCDGVLTDAGVYYGEAGEVLKKFNIRDGMGVERLRKLAGIETGIITGELSPSVAKRAEKLKISQLYLGIKDKPAVLQHIMSSLSLDASQIAYIGDDANDLEIMAMVGFTASPADGLFFVRDKVDYVCQADGGKGCFREFAELIISVQSNSNKN